Proteins from a single region of Bos indicus isolate NIAB-ARS_2022 breed Sahiwal x Tharparkar chromosome 6, NIAB-ARS_B.indTharparkar_mat_pri_1.0, whole genome shotgun sequence:
- the HNRNPD gene encoding heterogeneous nuclear ribonucleoprotein D0 isoform X4, protein MSEEQFGGDGAAAAAATTAVGGSAGEQEGAMVAAAQGAAAAAGSGAGTGGGTAAGGTEGSSAESEGAKIDASKNEEDEGKMFIGGLSWDTTKKDLKDYFSKFGEVVDCTLKLDPITGRSRGFGFVLFKESESVDKVMDQKEHKLNGKVIDPKRAKAMKTKEPVKKIFVGGLSPDTPEEKIREYFGGFGEVESIELPMDNKTNKRRGFCFITFKEEEPVKKIMEKKYHNVGLSKCEIKVAMSKEQYQQQQQWGSRGGFAGRARGRGGDQQSGYGKVSRRGGHQNSYKPY, encoded by the exons ATGTCGGAAGAGCAGTTCGGCGGGgacggggcggcggcggcggcggcaacaACGGCGGTAGGCGGCTCGGCGGGCGAGCAGGAGGGAGCCATGGTGGCGGCGGCGCAgggggcagcggcggcggcgggaagTGGAGCCGGGACCGGGGGCGGAACCGCGGCCGGCGGCACCGAAGGGAGCAGCGCCGAGTCGGAGGGGGCGAAGATCGATGCCAGTAAGAACGAGGAGGATGAAGG GAAAATGTTTATAGGAGGCCTTAGCTGGGACACTACAAAGAAAGATCTGAAGGACTACTTCTCCAAATTTGGTGAAGTCGTAGACTGCACTCTGAAGTTAGATCCTATCACAGGGCGATCGAGGGGTTTTGGCTTTGTGCTATTTAAAGAGTCGGAGAGTGTAGATAAG GTCATGGATCAGAAAGAACATAAATTGAATGGGAAGGTGATTGATCCTAAGAGGGCCAAAGCCATGAAAACAAAAGAgcctgttaaaaaaatttttgttggtGGCCTTTCTCCAGATACACCTGAAGAGAAAATAAGGGAGTACTTTGGTGGTTTTGGTGAG gtTGAATCCATAGAGCTCCCCATGGACAACAAGACCAATAAGAGGCGTGGATTCTGCTTTATTACCTTTAAGGAAGAGGAACCAGTGAAgaagataatggaaaagaaatatcaCAATGTTGGTCTTAGTAAA tgTGAAATCAAAGTAGCTATGTCGAAGGAACAGtatcagcaacagcagcagtgggGATCGAGAGGAGGATTTGCAGGAAGAGCTCGTGGAAGAGGTGGTG ACCAGCAGAGTGGCTATGGGAAAGTATCCAGGCGAGGCGGCCATCAAAATAGCTACAAACCATACTAA
- the HNRNPD gene encoding heterogeneous nuclear ribonucleoprotein D0 isoform X2, translating to MSEEQFGGDGAAAAAATTAVGGSAGEQEGAMVAAAQGAAAAAGSGAGTGGGTAAGGTEGSSAESEGAKIDASKNEEDEGKMFIGGLSWDTTKKDLKDYFSKFGEVVDCTLKLDPITGRSRGFGFVLFKESESVDKVMDQKEHKLNGKVIDPKRAKAMKTKEPVKKIFVGGLSPDTPEEKIREYFGGFGEVESIELPMDNKTNKRRGFCFITFKEEEPVKKIMEKKYHNVGLSKCEIKVAMSKEQYQQQQQWGSRGGFAGRARGRGGGPSQNWNQGYSNYWNQGYGNYGYNSQGYGGYGGYDYTGYNNYYGYGDYSNQQSGYGKVSRRGGHQNSYKPY from the exons ATGTCGGAAGAGCAGTTCGGCGGGgacggggcggcggcggcggcggcaacaACGGCGGTAGGCGGCTCGGCGGGCGAGCAGGAGGGAGCCATGGTGGCGGCGGCGCAgggggcagcggcggcggcgggaagTGGAGCCGGGACCGGGGGCGGAACCGCGGCCGGCGGCACCGAAGGGAGCAGCGCCGAGTCGGAGGGGGCGAAGATCGATGCCAGTAAGAACGAGGAGGATGAAGG GAAAATGTTTATAGGAGGCCTTAGCTGGGACACTACAAAGAAAGATCTGAAGGACTACTTCTCCAAATTTGGTGAAGTCGTAGACTGCACTCTGAAGTTAGATCCTATCACAGGGCGATCGAGGGGTTTTGGCTTTGTGCTATTTAAAGAGTCGGAGAGTGTAGATAAG GTCATGGATCAGAAAGAACATAAATTGAATGGGAAGGTGATTGATCCTAAGAGGGCCAAAGCCATGAAAACAAAAGAgcctgttaaaaaaatttttgttggtGGCCTTTCTCCAGATACACCTGAAGAGAAAATAAGGGAGTACTTTGGTGGTTTTGGTGAG gtTGAATCCATAGAGCTCCCCATGGACAACAAGACCAATAAGAGGCGTGGATTCTGCTTTATTACCTTTAAGGAAGAGGAACCAGTGAAgaagataatggaaaagaaatatcaCAATGTTGGTCTTAGTAAA tgTGAAATCAAAGTAGCTATGTCGAAGGAACAGtatcagcaacagcagcagtgggGATCGAGAGGAGGATTTGCAGGAAGAGCTCGTGGAAGAGGTGGTG GCCCCAGTCAAAACTGGAACCAGGGATATAGTAACTATTGGAATCAAGGCTATGGCAACTATGGATATAACAGCCAAGGTTACGGTGGTTATGGAGGATATGACTACACTGGTTACAACAACTACTATGGATATGGTGATTATAGCA ACCAGCAGAGTGGCTATGGGAAAGTATCCAGGCGAGGCGGCCATCAAAATAGCTACAAACCATACTAA
- the HNRNPD gene encoding heterogeneous nuclear ribonucleoprotein D0 isoform X3: protein MSEEQFGGDGAAAAAATTAVGGSAGEQEGAMVAAAQGAAAAAGSGAGTGGGTAAGGTEGSSAESEGAKIDASKNEEDEGHSNSSPRHSEAATAQREEWKMFIGGLSWDTTKKDLKDYFSKFGEVVDCTLKLDPITGRSRGFGFVLFKESESVDKVMDQKEHKLNGKVIDPKRAKAMKTKEPVKKIFVGGLSPDTPEEKIREYFGGFGEVESIELPMDNKTNKRRGFCFITFKEEEPVKKIMEKKYHNVGLSKCEIKVAMSKEQYQQQQQWGSRGGFAGRARGRGGDQQSGYGKVSRRGGHQNSYKPY, encoded by the exons ATGTCGGAAGAGCAGTTCGGCGGGgacggggcggcggcggcggcggcaacaACGGCGGTAGGCGGCTCGGCGGGCGAGCAGGAGGGAGCCATGGTGGCGGCGGCGCAgggggcagcggcggcggcgggaagTGGAGCCGGGACCGGGGGCGGAACCGCGGCCGGCGGCACCGAAGGGAGCAGCGCCGAGTCGGAGGGGGCGAAGATCGATGCCAGTAAGAACGAGGAGGATGAAGG CCATTCAAACTCCTCCCCACGACACTCTGAAGCAGCGACGGCACAGCGGGAAGAATG GAAAATGTTTATAGGAGGCCTTAGCTGGGACACTACAAAGAAAGATCTGAAGGACTACTTCTCCAAATTTGGTGAAGTCGTAGACTGCACTCTGAAGTTAGATCCTATCACAGGGCGATCGAGGGGTTTTGGCTTTGTGCTATTTAAAGAGTCGGAGAGTGTAGATAAG GTCATGGATCAGAAAGAACATAAATTGAATGGGAAGGTGATTGATCCTAAGAGGGCCAAAGCCATGAAAACAAAAGAgcctgttaaaaaaatttttgttggtGGCCTTTCTCCAGATACACCTGAAGAGAAAATAAGGGAGTACTTTGGTGGTTTTGGTGAG gtTGAATCCATAGAGCTCCCCATGGACAACAAGACCAATAAGAGGCGTGGATTCTGCTTTATTACCTTTAAGGAAGAGGAACCAGTGAAgaagataatggaaaagaaatatcaCAATGTTGGTCTTAGTAAA tgTGAAATCAAAGTAGCTATGTCGAAGGAACAGtatcagcaacagcagcagtgggGATCGAGAGGAGGATTTGCAGGAAGAGCTCGTGGAAGAGGTGGTG ACCAGCAGAGTGGCTATGGGAAAGTATCCAGGCGAGGCGGCCATCAAAATAGCTACAAACCATACTAA
- the HNRNPD gene encoding heterogeneous nuclear ribonucleoprotein D0 isoform X1, which produces MSEEQFGGDGAAAAAATTAVGGSAGEQEGAMVAAAQGAAAAAGSGAGTGGGTAAGGTEGSSAESEGAKIDASKNEEDEGHSNSSPRHSEAATAQREEWKMFIGGLSWDTTKKDLKDYFSKFGEVVDCTLKLDPITGRSRGFGFVLFKESESVDKVMDQKEHKLNGKVIDPKRAKAMKTKEPVKKIFVGGLSPDTPEEKIREYFGGFGEVESIELPMDNKTNKRRGFCFITFKEEEPVKKIMEKKYHNVGLSKCEIKVAMSKEQYQQQQQWGSRGGFAGRARGRGGGPSQNWNQGYSNYWNQGYGNYGYNSQGYGGYGGYDYTGYNNYYGYGDYSNQQSGYGKVSRRGGHQNSYKPY; this is translated from the exons ATGTCGGAAGAGCAGTTCGGCGGGgacggggcggcggcggcggcggcaacaACGGCGGTAGGCGGCTCGGCGGGCGAGCAGGAGGGAGCCATGGTGGCGGCGGCGCAgggggcagcggcggcggcgggaagTGGAGCCGGGACCGGGGGCGGAACCGCGGCCGGCGGCACCGAAGGGAGCAGCGCCGAGTCGGAGGGGGCGAAGATCGATGCCAGTAAGAACGAGGAGGATGAAGG CCATTCAAACTCCTCCCCACGACACTCTGAAGCAGCGACGGCACAGCGGGAAGAATG GAAAATGTTTATAGGAGGCCTTAGCTGGGACACTACAAAGAAAGATCTGAAGGACTACTTCTCCAAATTTGGTGAAGTCGTAGACTGCACTCTGAAGTTAGATCCTATCACAGGGCGATCGAGGGGTTTTGGCTTTGTGCTATTTAAAGAGTCGGAGAGTGTAGATAAG GTCATGGATCAGAAAGAACATAAATTGAATGGGAAGGTGATTGATCCTAAGAGGGCCAAAGCCATGAAAACAAAAGAgcctgttaaaaaaatttttgttggtGGCCTTTCTCCAGATACACCTGAAGAGAAAATAAGGGAGTACTTTGGTGGTTTTGGTGAG gtTGAATCCATAGAGCTCCCCATGGACAACAAGACCAATAAGAGGCGTGGATTCTGCTTTATTACCTTTAAGGAAGAGGAACCAGTGAAgaagataatggaaaagaaatatcaCAATGTTGGTCTTAGTAAA tgTGAAATCAAAGTAGCTATGTCGAAGGAACAGtatcagcaacagcagcagtgggGATCGAGAGGAGGATTTGCAGGAAGAGCTCGTGGAAGAGGTGGTG GCCCCAGTCAAAACTGGAACCAGGGATATAGTAACTATTGGAATCAAGGCTATGGCAACTATGGATATAACAGCCAAGGTTACGGTGGTTATGGAGGATATGACTACACTGGTTACAACAACTACTATGGATATGGTGATTATAGCA ACCAGCAGAGTGGCTATGGGAAAGTATCCAGGCGAGGCGGCCATCAAAATAGCTACAAACCATACTAA